The proteins below come from a single Mya arenaria isolate MELC-2E11 chromosome 6, ASM2691426v1 genomic window:
- the LOC128238201 gene encoding cytochrome b5 reductase 4-like isoform X2 — MGENFLNPVGASFPSLGSPQRISVSSQGGRNKVQLKPGHSLMDWIRLGRSGKDLTGVGGRRLDVTPEELGKHNTEKDCWLALRGKVYNVTSYLEFHPGGVDELMRGAGKDATALFDEIHKWVNAESMLEKCLVGRYKVENQMLKNTLLRKGSKTSENLPNGGFLAPATPPLQTPRFDWYQSGQTVSVIVYTKCPEISQDDIIVDIQGRTLLASMHIKQSVYTAHIELEKEVSLDCKMNISGDSGKVELVFEKTLHDVQWSSIGKHLNHHNTYVSYNHFNPAYRDCTLEAVKSITHDTRLYTMCLPPGTRMTVPVGHHVHLKHDVEGVEVVRSYTVVLPSLQPGCQDLRLEQGQALYLMVKVYPQGVLTPWLGTLKPGERIPISSHQGTFKSSQLQECSHLVMFAAGTGFTPMVRLIYHTLVENTQSKCCVKLLFFNKKEEDILWNDQLCALAECNDRFTFTNCLSEADDSWTGLRGRITKKMVEQYLPPLSDNDHPLICVCGPTPFTNTVITFAQELGHKEHTHAFQG, encoded by the exons ATGGGGGAAAACTTCTTGAACCCTGTGGGGGCCTCTTTCCCCTCTCTAGGGTCCCCGCAGAGGATATCTGTCTCCTCCCAGGGAGGTAGAAACAAG GTACAGTTGAAGCCTGGCCACTCCCTGATGGACTGGATCCGGCTTGGCCGGAGTGGTAAAGACCTGACTGGAGTTGGTGGGCGCCGACTAGATGTAACCCCAGAAGAGCTGGGTAAACACAACACAGAGAAGGACTGTTGGCTTGCCCTCAGAG GGAAGGTTTACAATGTGACCTCGTACCTGGAGTTTCACCCTGGGGGAGTGGACGAGCTGATGAGGGGGGCAGGCAAGGATGCAACAGCATTGTTTGATGAG atCCACAAATGGGTGAATGCAGAGTCCATGTTGGAGAAATGTCTGGTGGGAAGGTACAAAGTAGAAAATCAGATGTTGAAAAATACCCTGCTCAGGAAAG GCTCAAAAACATCAGAGAATCTTCCAAATG GTGGCTTTTTAGCTCCGGCAACTCCGCCATTACAAACCCCTAG GTTTGACTGGTACCAGAGTGGTCAGACTGTGTCCGTGATCGTGTACACCAAGTGTCCGGAGATCAGCCAGGATGATATCATAGTGGACATACAGGGCCGGACTCTCCTCGCTTCCATGCATATAAAACAATCAGTCTATACTGCGCATATAG aactAGAAAAAGAGGTTTCCTTGGATTGTAAAA TGAACATATCTGGAGACAGTGGGAAGGTGGAGCTGGTTTTTGAGAAAACCCTGCATGATGTCCAGTGGTCCAGCATTGGCAAACACCTCAATCATCACAACACCTATGTCTCCTACAACCACTTTA ACCCGGCGTACCGAGACTGTACATTAGAGGCTGTGAAGTCAATCACCCATGACACACGACTGTACACCATGTGTCTTCCCCCGGGGACCAGGATGACTGTACCCGTAGGGCACCATGTACATCTAAAACACGATGTGGAGG GTGTGGAAGTTGTGCGGAGCTACACAGTGGTACTGCCCTCATTACAGCCTGGCTGTCAGGACCTACGGTTGGAACAGGGACAGGCTCTCTACCTCATGGTCAAGGTCTACCCACAGGGGGTGCTCACGCCCTGGCTCGGGACTCTCAAGCCAG GTGAGCGAATACCCATAAGCAGTCATCAAGGGACATTCAAGTCATCGCAACTCCAAGAGTGTTCCCATCTCGTCATGTTTGCGGCTGGGACTGGCTTCACCCCCATGGTGCGGCTTATATATCACACCCTTGTGGAAAATACACAGTCCAAATG TTGTgtgaagttgttgtttttcaacaaGAAAGAGGAAGACATTTTATGGAATGACCAGCTGTGTGCCTTAGCTGAATGCAATGACAG GTTTACTTTCACAAACTGTCTTTCGGAGGCTGATGATAGCTGGACAGGCCTGCGTGGTCGAATAACAAAAAAGATGGTTGAACAATATCTCCCTCCCCTCTCCGACAACGACCACCCCCTCATCTGTGTCTGCGGACCTACACCCTTCACCAACACTGTGATAAC ATTTGCACAAGAACTCGGCCACAAGGAACATACACATGCTTTCCAGGGATAA
- the LOC128238201 gene encoding cytochrome b5 reductase 4-like isoform X1, protein MGCASSSPKKWTPSEQPNLTNLDMGENFLNPVGASFPSLGSPQRISVSSQGGRNKVQLKPGHSLMDWIRLGRSGKDLTGVGGRRLDVTPEELGKHNTEKDCWLALRGKVYNVTSYLEFHPGGVDELMRGAGKDATALFDEIHKWVNAESMLEKCLVGRYKVENQMLKNTLLRKGSKTSENLPNGGFLAPATPPLQTPRFDWYQSGQTVSVIVYTKCPEISQDDIIVDIQGRTLLASMHIKQSVYTAHIELEKEVSLDCKMNISGDSGKVELVFEKTLHDVQWSSIGKHLNHHNTYVSYNHFNPAYRDCTLEAVKSITHDTRLYTMCLPPGTRMTVPVGHHVHLKHDVEGVEVVRSYTVVLPSLQPGCQDLRLEQGQALYLMVKVYPQGVLTPWLGTLKPGERIPISSHQGTFKSSQLQECSHLVMFAAGTGFTPMVRLIYHTLVENTQSKCCVKLLFFNKKEEDILWNDQLCALAECNDRFTFTNCLSEADDSWTGLRGRITKKMVEQYLPPLSDNDHPLICVCGPTPFTNTVITFAQELGHKEHTHAFQG, encoded by the exons ATGGGATGTGCAAG TTCCAGTCCAAAGAAGTGGACACCATCCGAGCAGCCAAATCTTACAAACCTCGATATGGGGGAAAACTTCTTGAACCCTGTGGGGGCCTCTTTCCCCTCTCTAGGGTCCCCGCAGAGGATATCTGTCTCCTCCCAGGGAGGTAGAAACAAG GTACAGTTGAAGCCTGGCCACTCCCTGATGGACTGGATCCGGCTTGGCCGGAGTGGTAAAGACCTGACTGGAGTTGGTGGGCGCCGACTAGATGTAACCCCAGAAGAGCTGGGTAAACACAACACAGAGAAGGACTGTTGGCTTGCCCTCAGAG GGAAGGTTTACAATGTGACCTCGTACCTGGAGTTTCACCCTGGGGGAGTGGACGAGCTGATGAGGGGGGCAGGCAAGGATGCAACAGCATTGTTTGATGAG atCCACAAATGGGTGAATGCAGAGTCCATGTTGGAGAAATGTCTGGTGGGAAGGTACAAAGTAGAAAATCAGATGTTGAAAAATACCCTGCTCAGGAAAG GCTCAAAAACATCAGAGAATCTTCCAAATG GTGGCTTTTTAGCTCCGGCAACTCCGCCATTACAAACCCCTAG GTTTGACTGGTACCAGAGTGGTCAGACTGTGTCCGTGATCGTGTACACCAAGTGTCCGGAGATCAGCCAGGATGATATCATAGTGGACATACAGGGCCGGACTCTCCTCGCTTCCATGCATATAAAACAATCAGTCTATACTGCGCATATAG aactAGAAAAAGAGGTTTCCTTGGATTGTAAAA TGAACATATCTGGAGACAGTGGGAAGGTGGAGCTGGTTTTTGAGAAAACCCTGCATGATGTCCAGTGGTCCAGCATTGGCAAACACCTCAATCATCACAACACCTATGTCTCCTACAACCACTTTA ACCCGGCGTACCGAGACTGTACATTAGAGGCTGTGAAGTCAATCACCCATGACACACGACTGTACACCATGTGTCTTCCCCCGGGGACCAGGATGACTGTACCCGTAGGGCACCATGTACATCTAAAACACGATGTGGAGG GTGTGGAAGTTGTGCGGAGCTACACAGTGGTACTGCCCTCATTACAGCCTGGCTGTCAGGACCTACGGTTGGAACAGGGACAGGCTCTCTACCTCATGGTCAAGGTCTACCCACAGGGGGTGCTCACGCCCTGGCTCGGGACTCTCAAGCCAG GTGAGCGAATACCCATAAGCAGTCATCAAGGGACATTCAAGTCATCGCAACTCCAAGAGTGTTCCCATCTCGTCATGTTTGCGGCTGGGACTGGCTTCACCCCCATGGTGCGGCTTATATATCACACCCTTGTGGAAAATACACAGTCCAAATG TTGTgtgaagttgttgtttttcaacaaGAAAGAGGAAGACATTTTATGGAATGACCAGCTGTGTGCCTTAGCTGAATGCAATGACAG GTTTACTTTCACAAACTGTCTTTCGGAGGCTGATGATAGCTGGACAGGCCTGCGTGGTCGAATAACAAAAAAGATGGTTGAACAATATCTCCCTCCCCTCTCCGACAACGACCACCCCCTCATCTGTGTCTGCGGACCTACACCCTTCACCAACACTGTGATAAC ATTTGCACAAGAACTCGGCCACAAGGAACATACACATGCTTTCCAGGGATAA